AGGTCTAGTGAGAGAAAGGAGGGTAATTCCAGCCTTAGCGGTTCGTGCAGCAGTGGATAACTTAAACGTTGGTGAACGAATCTGGTCGGTCCAAGGACGAGCCGATTTTGGCATCAACACCCCCCTTCGAGGCAAGGGCTCGACTCTACTCTGATTCAACATCCGGGGGGATTCTTAAGGGGGGAAGCCATCTGAGAATCCCCCCAATATGGACATGAGAATCACAACATCAGGGATTTCGAACATCACCTACGATATTTTATAAACACATGTAATTGACAAATTTAACTAGCAAAACCTTGAGAAACTTCCAGCGAACGGAGGTGGCAGCCATATAACTCCGCTATCGCTTTACAAATGTTCCTAGTAAATGACCCGCGTTCCGCGACTTCGCCAGCTCGTGCAATATGTCGGTACTATTCCGTCTGACAGTAGAGGTAACAGAAAGCACGTgcaattagaataaaatatttctctaAAGTTAGAGTTGTTACtaaattattgtataatatttataaatgactTTGCATATTTCTAACCATATAAGATTAATATAGAGCGTACTTTATTTCTATATCGCttgaactaaaaataattaagttatgccaataatttttataactaCGTTAGTACATTTCTATTAAATAATAGCCTCCtcctaataataaaaataattaattccaACATGACTAAAAACGGTTTTACTAATATACCACCGACGCCTTAAGTAGCTTTAGaactaaacaaaaacaattaagtTGCTCTGTATCTCTCGAGCATCCATCATCAGTTGAGTCAAACTCAAAATAGTAATCATGTCTGGTAACTTAGGATGCGTGATCGTGGCCGTTGACGGCGGAGAGGAGAGCATGGACGCCTTGAGATGGGCGATCGATAACCTCAAGCTCCGATCCCCTGCTCCCGGTTCCTTCATCGTCCTCCACGTTCAACCTCCACCTACCATCGCCGCCGGCCTCAATCCAGGCGCCATCCCCTTCGGTGGGCCCAGTCACGTAGAAGTTCCCGCCTTTACCGCGGCCATAGAAGCGCACCAGGGGAGAATTACCCAGGCGATCATAGACCATGCTTTGAAGATTTGCTCTGAAAAGAATGTAAATGTCAAATCAGAGGTGGTCATTGGGGATGCGAAGGAGAAGGTATGTGAACTAGTTGAGAAGTTGCATGCTGATTTGCTTGTGATGGGCTCTCATACTTTTGGCCCTATTAAAAGGATGTTCCTGGGAAGCGTAAGCAACTACTGCGCCAACCATGCACAATGTCCAGTTGTGGTAGTTAAAGGAAAGGGGACATCTTCTTAGATTAGGATGCGATTGATGAGGGAATTTTATTTGGGGAGTGCATTTGTGAGATGTATTGACCAGGAATATTGCTATCTTGTTAAATGTGTTGTTGTGGACTTGCAGAGTAAGACACCTTTACCAGCTATGATGATTTCACACTTCTTTATAATTTGTGAGTGGTTTGTGAGGAAAGCATCGACCTTgtttgttgctgctgctgctgctgtaaattgaagtttttaCATGAGCATATTCTCTTGtgtattcatttattcaatttagGTGGCTGTTGTACAACACAGACAGGTTTAATGGCCACTGGATCAAGTATGGTACCCAATCTGAGCTTGTTCTGTAATAAAGCAATTGTTTGTATTTGATATTCTCTAATTTGTGCTGACGGTTTTAGTATGTTggaacttcaaaaaaaaaaaaaaaaaattaagaatatcaAGTTCATACAACGAGATTCTTTCATTGCATACAGTCGGATCTTTACtgctgaaaatgaaaatagctCGCTTACTTTTAAGTCTTGTCCGGGGAGTTTCTCTTTGGATCATCCTGAACCATGATTCAGAGGCTGAAGTTGTCAAGCTCAAAAGGGAACTGTATAGGATCtttgtttttgaaatgaaTCGAGTGCATCAGAAACCAGCTagcatttcttatttttattatttcaatgaGTTAAAAAATGATGGGTTGGGTGTTTTAATTTGCTGCGATGTTTTCAGGAGTCCAGGGAAGAATGGTATAAGAAGAAAAGTTTTGAGGCTGTTCCCGTTCTTAATTCTATTTCACAATTTTTGTGCTGCAGTCAATTCTGAAGCCCGTTAACGTAGCTTATCAATCCATATTTGGgagaatatattattacattatatgttttaaaatttcctctctctttttcccccctttcgTAATTTCTTCTTGATTAGAAAGGGTCTCACAGCAATTATATATGGCCTCTATCGGATCTAAAATCTGAATTCCCGTTGCCATTCATAGTACCGAGAACACAGATTGGCAAATCAAAATAGTCTTCGACATCTATGTACGTTTAACTATAAGCTGCCGTGCAGGCGAAGAATCTTAATGAGGATGATATTTAACATCTTATATATGTGCTTGATTTCAATGGTCACAAAGCATTTATCAGAAACCATATTCTAGCCATATTTGATTTTCATCTTAGTGCTTCAAGTTCAAGTGTGGCTGATCCTTGCTTCAGGCTTTACGATTCATTGTTATTTTAGAAAGAAAAGCATCTGTAACTGCAAGAGTCTAATCCAAAATCACCTGTACATGACAAAtcacaaaatatatatcagTCTGAAATTAGCACATGCAGAATTTACTGTTGTTACTTTCCTTCTATTTTCAATCATGTAATTTCTTACCAACTGGTTATATGTCAAACAATTCTCAAAGGTAATTAATAATCACCAAAACTGAAAGTCATGAAAACTAGGCAGGCATGCATTCTTGtggaaatttgattttaatggtCATTTCTCATAGATATTAATATGGAAACTAGTTGTAGAAATAGCACAAACCAAGTGTGCCATTTGACTAATTCCgtgtataaatttttaagtacCGAGGACTCTGGAACTGTATAATATTTACATACTGCATTCAATATATGGCATATGATATCCTTGACAGCTTTGCATCTCTTTGTGGAGTTAAATCTGGGTTTGAGGAAGAACACACGGATCTCTTGTTGAGTTTGAACCTATTCAAGCAAATATATTGATGAGAGATGAGGATAAGGTTAGATACAAGAAACTGAACTGGTGTTTTATGATATCTGCTCCAGAATGATTGAAAGTGGTTGCATTCACACAATCAAAATCAGCTATCTTTATCAACAACTACGTAGAAATAgagacaatattttttttgccttATAAGAAGTTCACTATCTTCCTATCACTCTGATGTAAAGAACCAACCACATAACTTGTGCTTCTAAGAGCTCGAAGCTGCTCCGTTTCCTCTCTTGGGCAAATCTTTTCAGTcccatttctatttttttttaaattcctcCTCGACTTCACCGTTCTTCGAGGCTTCAGCAAAGGATCTGGCTAAAACTATGCCATCTTCCAAAGCGGAACAACCTCCTTGGCCAATGTCTGGAGTGCATCTCCGGATACACAAACTTTGCCCATAAAGCCTGCCATTGGTGCCTGAATCTTAGCGGTGATGCTGTAATACAATCTGGCAGATTTTAATCTACAGCAGCCGTTGCTTGTTCAGGTACCTTGCTCAACATAAATTGCTTCATTTTAACATGATTAACCTCTAGTTCTTCATCTACATGAAATTGTAGGAACAGCGAGAGTGAGAACATGCCCGACATGGCAGAAAACTTAACGTACGCAATACCAACCAACAATTCCGCCCATTGAATCAAGATAAATTGATTACACAATTTCTTCTGCCAAGTTTAGTATTATATCCCTCTGGAAAATGAAACCTCCGACATAAATTTGCTTGTATTACAAGATAATTATTGCAAGGAAATCTGAAGCAAACGCGAGTTACCTGCTAATCAGGCTAAGAAGATCTCATTACCTTGGCTCGAGTTGGTCCGAGTGAAATACCAATAGTCTGATCATCAAAGCCTATGTGgtggatattttattattattgatgatactggctttaattttttatgagaacctattttatttaacttcaattacaaagatgatagagatgaaaagaagaaaaaataataattaaattttaattatttttaattttcaacaaGGCCAATGTTCATATTCATAATTGATAATACCATCTAAAATGTTAGGActgaaaagataaattcaaaaaatcaaatatcacCATCCGTACCAATTATATCAATGCCCTTTGGAAGTGAGATAATTTTATCCActtcaataagaaaaaattcaagttcCCCTATTCATAACGTTCCGTAAGatgattgatttttctttcttttctccctTGTCCCCGAGCATAACTGATCTCGGTTTATTTTATCCACAAAAACCATCTGCGaccaaaataataagatatcgGGGGCGACTAACACagaatgataaatttttttgaacacACATAGCAAAAATGGTATAGTAATTACCTAGCAAATACAAAAAGATGAAAGCAGTAACTAAATAATTTGTAGGTTTtgatgtacttttacattcaAAATGGTCCATTTCAGTGGATTGCGCTTTATCCTATATTTGAATGGGAACATCGACGAAGTGGCTAAACTTTCCAGCGATATATCTGAAAGAGAAAAGCCATATCGCTCTCCTCTTTCCATTAGCACCGATCATTACCACTATAACAAAAGTTGCCAAATCATTTCTGCAGAAAAGGATCATCTCATCTAAATATCGATAAATACAGTATCAGCACACAGTATGCTTACTGTTCCAAAGTCTTATATGCTGTCAGGAAACTTAGCCTCATATGTCTGTGGCACCTGAATGCAATgacaaaattttatgttatctCTTTTAACAATTCCGAGTCTTCGTATGTGAAATAAATAGAACAAAGCCGTGCAAAATGTTTTTACCATGAATGTTGCAGTGATCATCTTCCCAGCAAACCATCTTCCATGAAGAGCACGCTGTGCTGCAAAAGCAGACTGAGTATTTTCAAATCGCAAGTACACAAATCCAGCGCTATCCCTGTTTATCAAAAAGGAGGCAAATGAAAGTAAGCCAAGGATCAGAAACAGGGATATGATTGAGATATTAAGcaaagaataattgaaatccTCAACTTCATATAATTAGGTACTTCTTGCTCTTTTAAGATATTGGATTTCATCTAAGATTTAGAGTCTTTTTTTTAGCCAGAAACATGCTTACTTCATCCAGTAGGtgacattttatattaatcacGAACATGCCAAACTAGACTAGAAATTGCAATATCAATTTGAAAACCAAACGCACTTCTCAACAAAAATATGTTTCAATTTTCCGAACTTCGAACATTCGCCTTCAACATCTTCTTTGATATCCATATCGAACTCTTCGTATGTCTGCCAAAGATCAAATGTTATAATGCGACCAAGGATAAAGAGACAAAAAATGAACTTCCAGAAAGTAAAGTCCACATACCTCATTTTTTGGATCAAACATATTCTTCAACAATAGACATTCACTAGGGACACCGATTGTATCAAAGATGGGAACGCTAGCAGTGGGAACTTGAAGAGCAGTGCCGAGTTGTCCAGGATGAGTAGGAACAGTACCTTGCACAAGAGGAGGAACAAGGGTAGAAACAGCAGAGGCAGCTCCAAGAAGTGGTGCCGTTGGTAAAGGAAGAGCAGTACTGTTGACTGCAGGCGTGACTGCAGAACCAGCAATACTGAAGAAAAGGAAGCAAATTTAAGAACAGTCAAAcagcaaaaataataaacaaacttGGCAGGGGCATACGTTGTAGCACTGCCACTACGATCCAATTTCTGCATAAGAAGTGCTCGAGAACGCGCATTCAGAGACTGCAGATGTAGAACACTATGTTAGCTTCCTCTTGTAGTCATTCAATGTACTAAACCAGACCTTGAacttaattctattaaaatagaaatcaaTTGCAAGTTGATGGCTACTAAAATAGAGAAATGCAGAACAGATCCCAGGACATGCAATATAACCACAAGTATGAAAATAAACAACCATGCTTTCCTTGTGAAAACCAGTCATTCTAACAGTATATGTCATAAAACGCATActtaaaaaatgaacataaTAACAAAAGATATCACCTTCAATGACAAGGAAGACATGAAATATGGATATACCAACTGTTACAACTTACAAGATAGATGTCTAAAGAAGTTGCAAGGAATTGCAAATACTGAATTTCCACTGTtgactttaaattttcataattcagaaatttttatcttttgtgaCATATATCAGTCACCAGATGGCCTGTACTATTCTAGAAAATCACCTCATTTCCAGAAGGCCTCATCATCATATAAACAGATAAAAGGTAAAGAATGTACTACTAACCAGACCACCACCTtcgtcatcatcaaaatcccCAGTAGTATTAGCCCCAAGATCTTGCAATCCGCTTTGATCAGTAACAGCTGACACCTAAACAAAATCATGTTAAAGATAATGCTCCAGATAGGAAAATGCATGAAAGCATATGCCCTGTGCAGCATATTTAATGCAAATAGCTTCTCAAGTAACTATTAGGCGTCATACTTAATCCTGACACCAAGGCAAAGTAgttatatgtaaataaaacacCAAAAAGAACTCTAAAGACTTGAAACTTGTATTTTCCAGCTGCATTATCAACATGCAATTCTAGTGCAGTTTTACCCAAACTATGTATTGGACTCTTCCATAATAGACAAGAAAAACCATGACTATCAATCAACCTCCATTATTCAATAAGCACAATTTGGCACAAAATTCCAAAAGCAGTAATCAACTAAGCAGGAAACCAATTAAGAGTTTGTTCTCTACACTTGCTTGTATAtgtgaaaaatatatgttCTACCCGTAAAAGCTTTGGAAAAATGTGGAATTTAACCATAATTACAAGTTCAAGCATTATAActcaaaaaaggaaaaacataaACCATGTTAGTGAAAGTACAAGGAAGAACAGCACCAATAGTGGCACACGGGCATGCATGCacatacacaaaaaaaaaaaattgcagtgGCAATACCTTAATTGCCCGGCCAACAATCTCCAGTTGaccattcaaattcaaagcattCCTTGCATCTTCAAGGCGTGCAAACTGCAATCAAGCAACTCACCCAATTAGCCCATATAAGAAGACTATCAATGTAACATTGCAAATACCTATGCATTAAGAAATGGCAAGCTTTCTCACACAAGTTTGAAACCTAGAAGGCTATCAATAATTGTCTGCCAGTTTCAAGGGCCTACCAAAACCTAAATAGCCTTCTAAGAGTTATACAAGTGCATTCTACTTCATCTTCTAATTCAATGCACGGTTTCCACATTCTTCAGTATGGATAACCCAGAATTCCACAATCTTTCCAaccaaaaagtcaaaattaacatatatattagAACGAAAGAATTGCATTTTCAGGCTGCTAGAAAAAGCATTAGACACTCTAATGAGACGCACCTGGACAAAACCAAAACCTTTACAATGCCCTGTTTCATCAAGCGGGAGTTGCACAAGCTCCACAGTACCAAACGGTTCAAAAACCTGAGTATTCATCAAGCAAAAATACCATACAattacccaaaaaagaaaaattgatgaaTCATATTTACAGGGTACTTGATGAAGTTGATTAACAGTACATCAACCTCAAACTATAATCGTAAATAGTGTCATAAAACTGTTGCACTTTACTGTGGTAATAGTAAAAACAAGTCCTTACTTGACGAAGTTGATCTTCTGTCATGTTAAAATGGAGATTGCCAACATACAGCCTTCTGGCTCCACCTGAATAGGGACCAGTGCCTCCACCTGATGCTCCAGCAATGGATGAATTAGACTGAACAAGATTCTTTTCAGCTTCTGAAGGTTTAACCATGACAGGTTGACCAAGAAGAGGCTGTCCAGAGAGTGCTATTGCCATAGGTACAGACATTACATCATAAAATTCAACATACCTGCAACCAAAACAGTGTTATATCAAGAAGAATTGATAAAAGACACGCACATACATGTAAATATAATCACAAACAAAAAGcaagaaaacataaaatcatCACGAAACTTGATGTATGTTCATGCACATGCAATAAGAAGAGACAAAACTTATTAGGATATTCAGGCAACATAATAACTCAGACCTcattagcttttttttttgggagggGGCAGAAATTCCCGCTAGGAATACACTGGCACCATTTTGTAATGCCAAATAATTGTTCTATCAAGACTTATTTGTACTAAGAGTCAGCAAACATCAGACTTTATATTATGATGGAAATGAAAAACAAGCAATgtacttaattttaatgaaacaaaacGAGAGAAAAGCTGTGGCCCAAATCAgacaatattttgattattattttacaatcatATAACCAAGACATTACAACTAGTTAGACTTGACATGTTGAGATATATTCATGGCCATGTACAGCTATCAATATTGCCGTACTAGCCTGTGACCAACTCATATAGTAACTTTCGGATAAACATACTACTTAAGTACCTTTTATTCTACCAAGAGAAATTTAAAGTTACTAAATGACTCACTTTATGgcttgaatgattttcataaatatatgCACATATCATGGTAGTTTACATAACCTTGATTCTGTCTTGACTCATGTTTCTCAGATAAAAGCActccaaaatcaaatttaagatGTAGTTTTATCAAAAGATCTTGCTCTATTCAGACTCCTCTTCATTATATGGAGGTAATGACAAATATAACAATAGCTTCAGTAACAAGCATCTATACGTAAAACTTACCCGACCCCTTTGGATCTCCTTGAATTACGATCCATTATGAGGCGGACATCTCGCACCTGAATGTTGTAAAACATGGGTGGTAGAAAGATAAGAGATAAGAAATGTCATAAGCATCAACTTtaacaaaaatgaataaaactaTAACTTTCTTGAAAATATAGTTCAAGTGCAATTTCCTAGCAAATCTAACAATAAAGGAAAGCTAATATCAACCCaagaaaaatcttaaaaaatactaGGCATCCAACTGCAGTGAACAAGAACTAACTTTGCCAGCCCTTGAGAAAAACTCATAAACATCTCTTTCATCAGCCTTCAAACAAATCTGTCAAACATCACCAAAATTATTGGTCAGGCAAGAGAAACCAAGTCAATAGAAAATTTCAACACAATATTATTCCAATAGCAATTTGACCACCTGATACGCAAATACTGTTCTCTGATCCCGTTCAGGGTCAACCTCTGGCTCCACTtgttctttcttctctttagGTCGTCTACACATAATGAAAATGTAAAACATGATCAAATAGTTTAAACTGTGgcaaagtattaaaaattttattcaaatcaagcCAGCAGACGAAAAAAAACTTCAAGAATTGCGGAAAAACTATTTTCTCCctgaatgaaattaaaattttgatatcttCCTTAAATTATGaactcaaaaaagaaaaggaatccCCAAACAGCATCAAACATTTCTCCATTACGAGTAAAAAGGCTGAACCCATGTAACATAGTCCTGCAGAGAACTACACAGTGTTAACATGAGGGGACCAGTGATTCACATGGTGAAATAAAGAGACTGTCACCTAGAAAATTGATAACAACCAACCTGGAGAATGATGTTGCAAATGGAAAATGGGGACATCCAGACCAAATAGATAAGTATATAATCCCAACAATAAATTCTGTCCTAATATAAACCACAGTGTTTTAAATGTACTAAATCATCATCAAGTTGTGAAGATAGCAGTACCAAGGACGTAATTGCATTATTGGAACCTGTTAAAAGCTTGTATTAAACTTGGAATTAGTATACTCCCAAAATGTCAATCAAGGACAAAACAAGTGACAAGTTCAAGCATGCAGTATACATTTGTTTGTAAGTTTACATGCATGGAAAGACAATGACATATTGGATTcagcaaaagataaaaataaaaaatcaaccaGAAATTATTAACACTAACTGAGAAAAGGCTTGGACTGTACAGTTCTAGCAATGAAATGGAAAACAGAGAATTGAAAGGTAAACGATAAGGTGTAC
This window of the Citrus sinensis cultivar Valencia sweet orange chromosome 8, DVS_A1.0, whole genome shotgun sequence genome carries:
- the LOC102614661 gene encoding uncharacterized protein LOC102614661 isoform X4, encoding MDFDEYEYLEKMVENPEPAKEKETANGDGNVKSEDRVRSRSSKCKSDEKVEDYDDDGHRSRGSKSRDESRNHDRRKERDSSCHRSWSRDGGRDRPRSSWEHRDRDTERDRDRDREERNGRDRNRDRGRDRDRRERDHDTERDREKDKEKEREKSHRSGSQSERYRSDRDERERSRDREVIERERSRDREVIERERSRDRELKEREKERESRDNDKESRRPKEKKEQVEPEVDPERDQRTVFAYQICLKADERDVYEFFSRAGKVRDVRLIMDRNSRRSKGVGYVEFYDVMSVPMAIALSGQPLLGQPVMVKPSEAEKNLVQSNSSIAGASGGGTGPYSGGARRLYVGNLHFNMTEDQLRQVFEPFGTVELVQLPLDETGHCKGFGFVQFARLEDARNALNLNGQLEIVGRAIKVSAVTDQSGLQDLGANTTGDFDDDEGGGLSLNARSRALLMQKLDRSGSATTIAGSAVTPAVNSTALPLPTAPLLGAASAVSTLVPPLVQGTVPTHPGQLGTALQVPTASVPIFDTIGVPSECLLLKNMFDPKNETYEEFDMDIKEDVEGECSKFGKLKHIFVEKDSAGFVYLRFENTQSAFAAQRALHGRWFAGKMITATFMVPQTYEAKFPDSI
- the LOC102614661 gene encoding uncharacterized protein LOC102614661 isoform X3; protein product: MDFDEYEYLEKMVENPEPAKEKETANGDGNVKSEDRVRSRSSKCKSDEKVEDYDDDGHRSRGSKSRDESRNHDRRKERDSSCHRSWSRDGGRDRPRSSWEHRDRDTERDRDRDREERNGRDRNRDRGRDRDRRERDHDTERDREKDKEKEREKSHRSGSQSERYRSDRDERERSRDREVIERERSRDREVIERERSRDRELKEREKERESRDNDKESRDNVMAICRRPKEKKEQVEPEVDPERDQRTVFAYQICLKADERDVYEFFSRAGKVRDVRLIMDRNSRRSKGVGYVEFYDVMSVPMAIALSGQPLLGQPVMVKPSEAEKNLVQSNSSIAGASGGGTGPYSGGARRLYVGNLHFNMTEDQLRQVFEPFGTVELVQLPLDETGHCKGFGFVQFARLEDARNALNLNGQLEIVGRAIKVSAVTDQSGLQDLGANTTGDFDDDEGGGLSLNARSRALLMQKLDRSGSATTIAGSAVTPAVNSTALPLPTAPLLGAASAVSTLVPPLVQGTVPTHPGQLGTALQVPTASVPIFDTIGVPSECLLLKNMFDPKNETYEEFDMDIKEDVEGECSKFGKLKHIFVEKDSAGFVYLRFENTQSAFAAQRALHGRWFAGKMITATFMVPQTYEAKFPDSI
- the LOC102614371 gene encoding universal stress protein PHOS34 — protein: MSGNLGCVIVAVDGGEESMDALRWAIDNLKLRSPAPGSFIVLHVQPPPTIAAGLNPGAIPFGGPSHVEVPAFTAAIEAHQGRITQAIIDHALKICSEKNVNVKSEVVIGDAKEKVCELVEKLHADLLVMGSHTFGPIKRMFLGSVSNYCANHAQCPVVVVKGKGTSS
- the LOC102614661 gene encoding uncharacterized protein LOC102614661 isoform X5, producing the protein MFYIFIMCRRPKEKKEQVEPEVDPERDQRTVFAYQICLKADERDVYEFFSRAGKVRDVRLIMDRNSRRSKGVGYVEFYDVMSVPMAIALSGQPLLGQPVMVKPSEAEKNLVQSNSSIAGASGGGTGPYSGGARRLYVGNLHFNMTEDQLRQVFEPFGTVELVQLPLDETGHCKGFGFVQFARLEDARNALNLNGQLEIVGRAIKVSAVTDQSGLQDLGANTTGDFDDDEGGGLSLNARSRALLMQKLDRSGSATTIAGSAVTPAVNSTALPLPTAPLLGAASAVSTLVPPLVQGTVPTHPGQLGTALQVPTASVPIFDTIGVPSECLLLKNMFDPKNETYEEFDMDIKEDVEGECSKFGKLKHIFVEKDSAGFVYLRFENTQSAFAAQRALHGRWFAGKMITATFMVPQTYEAKFPDSI
- the LOC102614661 gene encoding uncharacterized protein LOC102614661 isoform X1, encoding MDFDEYEYLEKMVENPEPAKEKETANGDGNVKSEDRVRSRSSKCKSDEKVEDYDDDGHRSRGSKSRDESRNHDRRKERDSSCHRSWSRDGGRDRPRSSWEHRDRDTERDRDRDREERNGRDRNRDRGRDRDRRERDHDTERDREKDKEKEREKSHRSGSQSERYRSDRDERERSRDREVIERERSRDREVIERERSRDREVIERERSRDRELKEREKERESRDNDKESRDNVMAICRRPKEKKEQVEPEVDPERDQRTVFAYQICLKADERDVYEFFSRAGKVRDVRLIMDRNSRRSKGVGYVEFYDVMSVPMAIALSGQPLLGQPVMVKPSEAEKNLVQSNSSIAGASGGGTGPYSGGARRLYVGNLHFNMTEDQLRQVFEPFGTVELVQLPLDETGHCKGFGFVQFARLEDARNALNLNGQLEIVGRAIKVSAVTDQSGLQDLGANTTGDFDDDEGGGLSLNARSRALLMQKLDRSGSATTIAGSAVTPAVNSTALPLPTAPLLGAASAVSTLVPPLVQGTVPTHPGQLGTALQVPTASVPIFDTIGVPSECLLLKNMFDPKNETYEEFDMDIKEDVEGECSKFGKLKHIFVEKDSAGFVYLRFENTQSAFAAQRALHGRWFAGKMITATFMVPQTYEAKFPDSI
- the LOC102614661 gene encoding uncharacterized protein LOC102614661 isoform X2, whose amino-acid sequence is MDFDEYEYLEKMVENPEPAKEKETANGDGNVKSEDRVRSRSSKCKSDEKVEDYDDDGHRSRGSKSRDESRNHDRRKERDSSCHRSWSRDGGRDRPRSSWEHRDRDTERDRDRDREERNGRDRNRDRGRDRDRRERDHDTERDREKDKEKEREKSHRSGSQSERYRSDRDERERSRDREVIERERSRDREVIERERSRDREVIERERSRDRELKEREKERESRDNDKESRRPKEKKEQVEPEVDPERDQRTVFAYQICLKADERDVYEFFSRAGKVRDVRLIMDRNSRRSKGVGYVEFYDVMSVPMAIALSGQPLLGQPVMVKPSEAEKNLVQSNSSIAGASGGGTGPYSGGARRLYVGNLHFNMTEDQLRQVFEPFGTVELVQLPLDETGHCKGFGFVQFARLEDARNALNLNGQLEIVGRAIKVSAVTDQSGLQDLGANTTGDFDDDEGGGLSLNARSRALLMQKLDRSGSATTIAGSAVTPAVNSTALPLPTAPLLGAASAVSTLVPPLVQGTVPTHPGQLGTALQVPTASVPIFDTIGVPSECLLLKNMFDPKNETYEEFDMDIKEDVEGECSKFGKLKHIFVEKDSAGFVYLRFENTQSAFAAQRALHGRWFAGKMITATFMVPQTYEAKFPDSI